CGACCGCCTCCCGGGGATCCCGGACGAGCCGCACCGATCCGCCGGTCCCGGCGGCGATCACACCGGCACGGGCGACGACCGCCCGCGACGGATCGTGGCCGGGCGGTCCGGACACCCGTACGTGCATGCCGGCGGTCGCCCCGGCCAGCAGGTACGAGTTGGCCATGTTGTTCGCCGCGTCGCCGACGTACGCCAGCGTCCGCCCGGCGGTGCCACCGCAGTGTTCCCGCACGGTCAGCAGGTCGGCCAGCAACTGGCAGGGGTGGAACCCGTCGGTGAGGGCGTTGACCACCGGGACGCTCGACCCGGCGGCCACCTCCGCCAACCGGTCGTCGCCGTACGTGCGCATCACGATCGCCGCGACGTAGCGCGACAGCACCCGGCCGGCGTCGGCCAGGGTCTCGCCGCGACCGAAATGGGTGGCCTGGGTGTCCACCACGATCGGGTTGCCGCCCAGCTCGGCGATGCCGACGTCGAACGACAGCCGGGTCCGCAGGCTCTGCTTGTCGAACAGCACCGCCACCGAGCGGGGGCCGGCCAGCGGCCGGTGGCCGTACCGGTCGGACTTCATCGCGGCGGCCAGGTCCAGCACCGCCGACTGCTCGGCCGGGCTGAGGTCGTCGTCGCGCAGCAGATGCCGGGTCACGAGCCTTCTCCTGTGGTGGTGGCGGCGTCCAACGCGCCCGGCAGCGCGGCCAGGAACGAGTCGGCCTGCTCGGCGGTGAGGATCAGCGGCGGAGCCAGCCGGATCACGTCCGGCTGAGCCGGATTGACCAGGAAACCGGCGTCGCGCAGGGCGGTGGCCACGGCTGGCGCGGCGGGCGCGGTGAGCACGACGCCGAGGAGCAGGCCCGCACCGCGTACGCCGGCGACCAGCGGGTGGCCGAGCGCCTCGACGCCCCGGCGCAGCTGCTCGCCGATCCGTTTGACGTGGTCGAGCAGCCCGTCGGCGGCGATGGTCCGCAGCACGGCGAGCGCGGCGGCGCAGCAGACCGGGTTGCCACCGAAGGTGCTGCCGTGGCTGCCCGGGGTGAGCAGCGCCGCCGGGGTCAGGTGCGCCGCCGAGGCGCCCACCCCACCGACCCGGGTGTCGGCGAAGGCGATACAGGCACCGATCGGCAGTCCGCCACCCAGCCCCTTGGCCAGGGTGACGACGTCCGGGGCGATCCCGTCGGCCTGGTGGGCGAACCAGTGGCCGGTCCGCCCGACACCGGTCTGCACCTCGTCGAGGGTGAGCAGCGCGCCGTGCCGGCTGGTGATCTCCCGGGCGGCCGCCAGGTAGCCCGGCGGCGGCACCACCACACCGGCCTCGCCCTGGATCGGCTCCAGGATCACCATCGCGGTGCGGTCGGTGACGGCGGCGGCGAGCGCGTCGACGTCGCCGTACGGCACGTGGGTGACCTCGCCGGGCAGCGGCCGGAACGGATCCGCCTTGGTTGGCTGCCCGGTGAGCGCCAACGCGCCCATGGTGCGGCCGTGGAAGCCGTCGTGGGTGGCGACGACATGGGTACGCCCGGTGCGGCGGGACAGTTTGAACGCCGCCTCGACCGCTTCGGCACCAGAGTTACCGAAGAACACCGTGCCGGGGCGACCGGTCAACGCCAGCAGCAGTTCGGCCAGGGCGACCGGGGGTTCGGCGACGTACAGGTTGGACACATGGCCGAGGGTGCCGATCTGGCGGGTGACCGCCTCGACGACCGCCGGGTGGGCGTGGCCGAGCACGTTGACCGCGATCCCACCGAGCAGGTCGAGGTAGCGGCGGCCGTCCTCGGCGACGACGCTGGCGCCCTCGCCGCGCACCAGCGCCAGCGGCGGTGTGCCGTAGTTGTCCATCAACGATGCGGACCAGCGGTCCCGCAGCGAGGCCATTCAGGACTCCCCGTCGTTCGTCGGATCGGTGACCATGGTGCCGAAGCCTTCGGAGGTGAAGACTTCCAGCAGGGTGGAGTGGGCGACCCGGCCGTCGACCACGTGCGCGGCGGGCACCCCGCCCCGTACCGCCCGAAGGCAGGCCTCCATCTTCGGTACCATGCCGGCGGCGAGGGAGGGCAGCAGCCCGGCCAGGTCGTCGGCGGTGATCCGGCTGATCAGGCTGGCGGTGGCGGGCCAGTCGGCGTACAGGCCGGGCACGTCGGTGAGGACGACCAGTTTGCGGGCCCGCAACGCGACGGCCAGCGCGGCGGCGGCGGTGTCGGCGTTGAGGTTGTGCAGCACGCCGTCGACGTCGGGGGCCACGGTGGAGATCACCGGGATCCGGCCGGCGGCGATGATGTCGGCGACCGCCGACGGGTTGACCGTGTCGACGTCGCCGACCTGGCCGATGTCGACCGGTTCGCCGTCGACGTACGCGGGGCGGCGCACGGCGGTGAACAACCGGGCGTCCTCACCGGACAGCCCGACGGCGTACGGGCCGTGTTCGTTGATCAGGCCGACGAGTTCCCGGCCGACCTGGCCGACCAGCACCATCCGGACCACGTCCATCGCTTCCGGGGTGGTGACCCGCAGGCCGCCCTTGAACTCGCTGGCGATCCCGAGCCGGCGCAGCATGCTGGAGATCTGCGGCCCGCCGCCGTGCACCACGACCGGTCGGATGCCGGCGTAGCGCAGGAACACCATGTCGGCGGCGAAGGCCCGCTGCAACTGCGGGTCGATCATGGCGTTGCCGCCGTACTTGACCACGACCGTCTCGCCGTGGAAGCGAGCCAGCCAGGGCAGCGCCTCGATCAGCGTGGCGGCCTTGGCCTGGGCGGCGCTGAGGTCCCGGCTGAGCTGGGTGTGCGGGTCGATCATGTCGAGTACGCCGAGTTCTCGTGCACGTACGCGTGGGACAGGTCGTTGGTCCAGATGGTCGCGGTGTCGGTGCCGGCGTGCAGGTCGACCCGGATGCGCACCAGCCGGCCGGTGAGGTCGACCTGGTCGCGGGGCGCGTGCGCGGCCCCGCCCCGGCAGATCCACACGTCGTTGATCGCCACGTCGAGCTGGTCAGGGTCGAACGCGGCGGCCGTGGTGCCGACCGCCGCGAGGATCCGCCCCCAGTTGGGGTCGTTGCCGAACAACGCCGTCTTGACCAGGTTGTTGCGAGCCACCGCCCGGCCGACCTGCACCGCGTCGGTCTCGCTGGCCGCGCCGACCACCTCGATGGCGATCTCCTTGCTGGCCCCTTCGGCGTCGGCGATCAACTGCCGGGCCAGGTCGGCGCAGGCGGCGGTGACGGCGGCGGTCAGCTCGGCGGCCGACGGGGTGACCCCGGACGCGCCGCTGGCCAGCAGCAGCACCGTGTCGTTGGTGGACAGGCAGCCGTCGGAGTCGATCCGGTCGAAGGTGGTCCGGCAGGCTTCGCGCAGCGCCGCGTCGCAGGTCGCGGCGTCGGTGAGCGCGTCGGTGGTGAGGACGCAGAGCATCGTCGCCATGGCCGGGGAAAGCATGCCGGCGCCCTTGGCCATCCCACCGACCCGCCAGCCCGTGCGGTCGATCACCACGGTCTTCGGCCGGGTGTCGGTCGTCATGATCGCCTCGGCGGCGGCCGGTCCGGCATCGTCGGCCAGCGCCGCCACGGCGGCGTCGACCCCGGCGAGCAGCTTGTCCATCGGCAGCCGTTCGCCGATCAGCCCGGTCGAGCAGACCGCGACCTCACCGGCCCCGACGTCGAGGCCGGTTCCGGTGCCGGTCAGTGTCGCGGCGACGTGTTCGGCGGTGGCGTGGGTGTCCTGGAAGCCGCCCGGTCCGGTGCAGGCGTTGGCCCCGCCGGAGTTGAGCACCACCGTGCGCAGCGTGCCGGTGCGCAGCACCTGCCGGCTCCACCGTACCGGCGCGGCCTGCACCCGGTTGGCGGTGAAGACCCCGGCGGCGGTGGTGGCCGGGCCGTCGTTGACGACCAGGGCCACGTCGGCCGCGCCGCTGCTCTTGAGCCCGGCCACCACCCCGGCCGCCCGGAATCCCTTCGGCGCCGTAACCGTCACCTGAGCCACCTTTCGATCGCGGCTGCGGGACTCCGCTGCGCTACGTTCCTCGCGCTCACGGCGCAACTCCGAAAGCGGTCAGGCCCGTGGTTTCCGGCAATCCGAGCATCAGGTTGGCGCACTGGACGGCCTGGCCGGCGGCGCCCTTGCCGAGGTTGTCGATGGCGCTGGTCACGATCACCCGTCCCGAGTCGATGTCGGTGCTCACCTGCAGGTGGCAGGCGTTGGATCCGAGGGTCGCGGCGGTGGTCGGCCAGCTGCCGGCGGGCAGCAGACGCACGAACGGTTCGTCGGCGTACGCGGCGGTCAGCGCCGCGTGCGCGGCGACGGCCGGGTCGGCGGCGGTGCCGGCGACGATGTCGACACCGCCGGCCGGACGGGCGGTCACCGTGGCGAGGATGCCGCGCGGCATCGGGGCCAGCACCGGGGTGAAGGAGAGGCTGGTCGCGCCGGTGGCCTGCTTGATCTCCGGGACGTGCTGGTGCGCGCCGACCTTGTACGGCGACAGGCTGCCCATCACCTCGCTGGCCAGCAGGTGGGTCTTGGCGGCCCGGCCGGCACCGGAGGTGCCGCTGGCGGCGACCACCACGACGTCGGCGGGGTCCACGACACCGGCGGCGATCAGCGGGGCGAGCGCCAGGGTGATGGCCACGGCGTAGCAGCCGGTGGCGGCGACCCGATCGGCGGCGGCGATCAGGTCCCGCTGGCCGGGCAGCTCCGGCAGGCCGTACACCCAGGCACCGGCGTGCCGGCCGCCGTAGTAGCGGTCCCAGGCGGCGGCGTCGGTCAGCCGGTGATCGGCACCGAGGTCGACGACCTTGACTCCAGCGGGCAGGGTGGCGGCGAGCGCGGCGGACTCGCCGTGCGGCAGGGCCAGGAAGACCAGGTCCGCGTCGGCGAAGCTGGTGACGTCGGTGCCGGCGAAGGTCAGGTCGAGGCCGGCCAGATGTGGATGTACGGCGGAGACCGACGCGCCGGCCTGGCTGTGTGCCGTGGCGGCGACCAGGTCCAGTTCGGGGTGCCCGGCGATCAGCCGCAGCAGTTCTCCCCCGGCGTACCCGCTCGCGCCGGCGACGGCGACCCGGATGCCCATACCCACCTCCGCATTTCTATGCAGCGGAAGGTATCAGGATGCACTCGCCCCTGGCAACCCACAAGATCGGCTGCCAGGGGCGACGTGCAGGCGCACCGTCAGTCGGCGATCACCTCGACGTCGCGCCAGAAGGCGACCCGTCCCCGGATCGTCTCGGCCGCCTGCGACGGCTCCGGGTAGTACCAGACCGCGTCGGCGCTGCGCTGACCCTCGTGCTCCAGCGAGTAGTAGGACGCGTCGCCCTTCCACGGGCAGTGGGTGTGGGTGTCCGATTCACGTACCAGGTCGTCACGCAGCGACGACCTGGGGAAGTAGTGGTTTCCCTCGACGACGACCGTGTCGTCGCTCTCGGCGATCACGAGCCCGTTCCAGATGGCCTTCGGCATAAATCCAGCGTAGCCACCCGCCTGACCGACCCGAAGTACAGACATTCGATCGGCGGCTGCCCTGCGTCGGCGGCGAAGACCAGCTCACCCCTACCCGAGCGGCGTCATCCGGACCAGGATCAGCAGACCCGAGACCGCACCCAGCAGCGCGGCGACGAAGCCGAAACCCTCCCGTACGTGCCGGGCCACGTCCCGGCTCCGATCCGCCGGCACTGCCACGCCCGGCCCTTTCCGGCGGTCGCCGGCAGGAGTCCGTGGTTGCGCGCCGAGCAGCCGCTCGAGCTTGTCGAGGCGGTGCAGGTGGCAGCCGACCAGCAGACCCGGCCCCAGGTACGGGCAGTCGCCGTCGTGCCACAGTGGCTCACCGCAGCGCGCGGGAACGGCGAGGACCGCGTACGGCAGCCCGACGGTGAGCAGCAGAAACCAGCCCCAGTGCGGCTGGCCGGTGGTGAACGCGGCCACCGCCAGCGCGGCTGTCGACGCGCCGGCGACCAGACGCGTCGTCCGCCATTGAGGCATCCCCGCATCCTAGTCGGAGGGTCCATTCACACTTCGCCCAACCTCGGTTCGCCACTGGAGCACAGCGTGAGTGCACTGTGCACGGTGGGTCCGTGCGGGTTGAGCGGCATTCGGCTGGCATCGCTGGCGGTCCCGGCCCGGTCCGCCCGTCGTCGCGGCGGACCGGGCCGGGACCCCGGCGTCGGTACGGTCAGGCGCCGCGCAGGGTGGCGCCGAGCCGGGCAGCCGCCTCGGCGACCGCGCCGTCGCGGGCCGCCACCGCCTCATCCACGGTCAACGTAC
The sequence above is a segment of the Solwaraspora sp. WMMD406 genome. Coding sequences within it:
- the argF gene encoding ornithine carbamoyltransferase, with the protein product MTRHLLRDDDLSPAEQSAVLDLAAAMKSDRYGHRPLAGPRSVAVLFDKQSLRTRLSFDVGIAELGGNPIVVDTQATHFGRGETLADAGRVLSRYVAAIVMRTYGDDRLAEVAAGSSVPVVNALTDGFHPCQLLADLLTVREHCGGTAGRTLAYVGDAANNMANSYLLAGATAGMHVRVSGPPGHDPSRAVVARAGVIAAGTGGSVRLVRDPREAVDGADVIATDTWTSMGQEDDGRDRRTPFWPYQVNKELLALAAPDAIVLHCLPAHRGEEITDEVLDCVHSAVFDQAENRLHAQKALLTWLLAQAGDTRAGDTRAGGRVRGDGGGAPR
- a CDS encoding acetylornithine transaminase — translated: MASLRDRWSASLMDNYGTPPLALVRGEGASVVAEDGRRYLDLLGGIAVNVLGHAHPAVVEAVTRQIGTLGHVSNLYVAEPPVALAELLLALTGRPGTVFFGNSGAEAVEAAFKLSRRTGRTHVVATHDGFHGRTMGALALTGQPTKADPFRPLPGEVTHVPYGDVDALAAAVTDRTAMVILEPIQGEAGVVVPPPGYLAAAREITSRHGALLTLDEVQTGVGRTGHWFAHQADGIAPDVVTLAKGLGGGLPIGACIAFADTRVGGVGASAAHLTPAALLTPGSHGSTFGGNPVCCAAALAVLRTIAADGLLDHVKRIGEQLRRGVEALGHPLVAGVRGAGLLLGVVLTAPAAPAVATALRDAGFLVNPAQPDVIRLAPPLILTAEQADSFLAALPGALDAATTTGEGS
- the argB gene encoding acetylglutamate kinase gives rise to the protein MIDPHTQLSRDLSAAQAKAATLIEALPWLARFHGETVVVKYGGNAMIDPQLQRAFAADMVFLRYAGIRPVVVHGGGPQISSMLRRLGIASEFKGGLRVTTPEAMDVVRMVLVGQVGRELVGLINEHGPYAVGLSGEDARLFTAVRRPAYVDGEPVDIGQVGDVDTVNPSAVADIIAAGRIPVISTVAPDVDGVLHNLNADTAAAALAVALRARKLVVLTDVPGLYADWPATASLISRITADDLAGLLPSLAAGMVPKMEACLRAVRGGVPAAHVVDGRVAHSTLLEVFTSEGFGTMVTDPTNDGES
- the argJ gene encoding bifunctional glutamate N-acetyltransferase/amino-acid acetyltransferase ArgJ, with the protein product MTVTAPKGFRAAGVVAGLKSSGAADVALVVNDGPATTAAGVFTANRVQAAPVRWSRQVLRTGTLRTVVLNSGGANACTGPGGFQDTHATAEHVAATLTGTGTGLDVGAGEVAVCSTGLIGERLPMDKLLAGVDAAVAALADDAGPAAAEAIMTTDTRPKTVVIDRTGWRVGGMAKGAGMLSPAMATMLCVLTTDALTDAATCDAALREACRTTFDRIDSDGCLSTNDTVLLLASGASGVTPSAAELTAAVTAACADLARQLIADAEGASKEIAIEVVGAASETDAVQVGRAVARNNLVKTALFGNDPNWGRILAAVGTTAAAFDPDQLDVAINDVWICRGGAAHAPRDQVDLTGRLVRIRVDLHAGTDTATIWTNDLSHAYVHENSAYST
- the argC gene encoding N-acetyl-gamma-glutamyl-phosphate reductase codes for the protein MGIRVAVAGASGYAGGELLRLIAGHPELDLVAATAHSQAGASVSAVHPHLAGLDLTFAGTDVTSFADADLVFLALPHGESAALAATLPAGVKVVDLGADHRLTDAAAWDRYYGGRHAGAWVYGLPELPGQRDLIAAADRVAATGCYAVAITLALAPLIAAGVVDPADVVVVAASGTSGAGRAAKTHLLASEVMGSLSPYKVGAHQHVPEIKQATGATSLSFTPVLAPMPRGILATVTARPAGGVDIVAGTAADPAVAAHAALTAAYADEPFVRLLPAGSWPTTAATLGSNACHLQVSTDIDSGRVIVTSAIDNLGKGAAGQAVQCANLMLGLPETTGLTAFGVAP
- a CDS encoding DUF427 domain-containing protein — translated: MPKAIWNGLVIAESDDTVVVEGNHYFPRSSLRDDLVRESDTHTHCPWKGDASYYSLEHEGQRSADAVWYYPEPSQAAETIRGRVAFWRDVEVIAD